In Hyalangium ruber, a single window of DNA contains:
- the trxA gene encoding thioredoxin, whose protein sequence is MAGDVIELGDAEFKREVLESKQPVLVDFTATWCPPCRVIAPVLDSLASEYKGRLKFAKLNVDDHQRTAEEYGIRATPTLLLFKEGRVVKQIVGAVPRAKLEETLRPLV, encoded by the coding sequence ATGGCAGGAGACGTCATCGAACTCGGGGATGCGGAGTTCAAGCGCGAGGTGCTCGAATCGAAGCAACCGGTGTTGGTGGACTTCACGGCGACATGGTGCCCGCCGTGCCGCGTCATCGCCCCGGTGCTCGATTCCCTGGCCTCCGAATACAAGGGGCGGCTGAAGTTCGCCAAGCTCAACGTCGATGACCACCAGCGGACGGCGGAGGAGTACGGCATCCGAGCGACGCCGACGCTGCTCCTGTTCAAGGAGGGACGGGTGGTGAAGCAGATCGTCGGCGCGGTGCCACGCGCGAAGCTGGAGGAGACGCTCCGCCCGCTCGTCTGA
- a CDS encoding helicase-related protein — MSSPSSRSSVVVAELGPTNTGKTHRAIERMLEHDTGMIGLPLRLLAREVYDRVTARVGEGRVALMTGEEKRLPPRPDYWICTVEAMPLDRPVDFLAVDEIQLAAHRERGHVFTDRLLHARGRRETWFLGADTMRPMVQGLIPQASVKRATRLSQLRYAGTRSLKSLPPRSAVVAFSADRVYELAESLRRLRGGVAVVLGALSPRTRNAQVAMYQSGEVQYLVATDAIGMGLNLDLNHVAFAALSKFDGAEQRELFPDEMAQIAGRAGRHLNDGSFGTLNTLPELPPRVISAIESHRFPAVRSLIWRNAALDFSSPEALLDSLARAPRHNAFVRVERADDFDALKDLSHVPAIREIATDRATVELLWQVCQIPDFRKGLFGQHVTLLRETFLQLSEGDGKLEQAWLAKQVSPLDDVSGDIHTLMDRLAAIRIWTYISHRSSWLNDAEQWQERTRRIEDALGDALHERLVERFVQQAARRSARRFVRATAPPPPRSDSPFARLGQLLGEVPSADGTAMTEEQFVQQVVDATHEAFQVDASGSISFEDQPLARLVRGKDRRSPQLALAEPEVWTAGARQRLERRLVALTRDLVTEAMGGFPAEALTGASRSAATRGLAYRLAEGLGVISRGEAREQWRLLDDAERAHLRTLGVREGQRFLYVAEALAPHALERRCMLTALFQQSPPPQGVPREPALEVAEFGGRDARAFGYEVLGPVALRIDIVERLGEALRHPHGARQVHTLMQELRLESGARTRVLRELGGQSGGAPAKRRRRRRRGRAPATAPDKSGAPGQSAHASAQASYRGGPKT, encoded by the coding sequence ATGTCCAGCCCATCCAGCCGGTCGTCCGTCGTCGTGGCGGAGCTGGGGCCCACCAATACAGGGAAGACCCACCGCGCCATCGAGCGCATGCTCGAGCACGACACGGGCATGATCGGCTTGCCGCTGCGCCTGCTCGCCCGCGAAGTGTACGACCGGGTGACCGCTCGAGTGGGCGAGGGGCGGGTGGCGCTGATGACGGGGGAAGAGAAGCGCCTGCCGCCACGCCCCGACTATTGGATCTGCACGGTCGAGGCGATGCCGCTCGATCGACCAGTCGACTTCCTCGCCGTGGATGAAATCCAGCTTGCCGCCCACCGCGAGCGCGGGCACGTCTTCACCGATCGACTGCTCCATGCGCGGGGGCGCCGGGAGACCTGGTTCCTTGGCGCGGACACGATGCGGCCGATGGTCCAGGGGCTCATCCCCCAGGCTTCGGTGAAGCGCGCCACCCGCCTGTCCCAGCTTCGCTATGCCGGCACGCGCTCCCTGAAGAGCCTGCCTCCGCGCTCGGCCGTGGTCGCGTTCTCTGCGGACCGCGTGTACGAGCTTGCCGAATCGCTGCGCCGCCTCCGTGGGGGCGTGGCCGTGGTGCTGGGAGCGCTCTCCCCGAGGACGCGGAATGCCCAGGTGGCGATGTACCAGTCGGGAGAGGTTCAGTACCTCGTGGCCACCGATGCCATCGGGATGGGGCTGAACCTCGACCTCAACCACGTTGCCTTCGCGGCGCTCTCCAAGTTCGACGGCGCCGAGCAGCGAGAGCTCTTCCCGGATGAGATGGCCCAGATCGCGGGCCGCGCGGGCCGCCACTTGAATGACGGGAGCTTCGGAACCCTCAACACGCTGCCCGAGCTGCCTCCGCGGGTGATCTCGGCCATCGAGTCCCACCGGTTCCCGGCGGTACGAAGCCTCATCTGGCGCAATGCCGCGCTCGACTTCTCGAGCCCGGAGGCCTTGCTCGATTCGTTGGCGCGCGCGCCGCGCCACAATGCCTTCGTCCGGGTGGAGCGCGCGGACGACTTCGACGCGCTCAAGGACCTCTCGCACGTTCCCGCCATTCGAGAGATCGCCACCGATCGCGCCACGGTCGAGCTGCTGTGGCAGGTCTGCCAGATTCCGGATTTTCGCAAAGGGCTCTTTGGCCAGCACGTCACGCTGCTCCGTGAGACCTTCCTTCAGCTCTCCGAGGGCGACGGGAAGCTGGAGCAGGCCTGGTTGGCCAAGCAGGTGTCGCCGCTCGATGACGTGTCCGGGGACATCCATACGCTGATGGACCGGCTGGCCGCCATCCGCATCTGGACGTACATCAGCCATCGGTCGAGCTGGTTGAACGACGCCGAGCAGTGGCAGGAGCGCACCCGCCGCATCGAGGACGCGTTGGGAGACGCGCTCCATGAGCGGCTCGTGGAGCGCTTCGTGCAACAGGCCGCGCGAAGGAGCGCGCGCCGATTCGTGAGAGCCACGGCACCGCCGCCGCCCCGGTCGGACAGTCCCTTCGCTAGATTGGGGCAGTTGCTGGGAGAGGTGCCGAGCGCTGACGGCACCGCGATGACCGAGGAGCAGTTCGTTCAGCAGGTGGTCGATGCGACGCACGAAGCTTTCCAGGTGGACGCGTCGGGGAGCATTTCGTTCGAAGATCAGCCGCTGGCCCGTCTGGTTCGCGGGAAGGACCGGCGCTCACCGCAGCTGGCGCTGGCGGAGCCGGAGGTTTGGACCGCGGGCGCGCGGCAGCGGCTGGAGCGCCGGTTGGTGGCGCTGACGCGGGACCTCGTCACCGAAGCCATGGGGGGCTTTCCAGCCGAGGCCCTCACGGGAGCGAGTCGCTCCGCGGCGACGCGCGGCCTCGCCTACCGTCTGGCCGAGGGGTTGGGGGTGATTTCCCGGGGCGAGGCGCGCGAGCAGTGGCGGCTCCTGGACGATGCGGAGCGCGCGCACTTGAGGACGCTGGGCGTCCGCGAGGGACAGCGCTTCCTCTACGTGGCCGAGGCGCTCGCACCGCATGCGCTGGAGCGGCGGTGCATGCTGACAGCGCTGTTCCAGCAGAGCCCTCCACCCCAGGGCGTACCGAGAGAACCGGCGCTGGAGGTCGCGGAGTTTGGTGGCCGGGATGCGCGAGCCTTCGGGTACGAGGTTCTTGGCCCCGTGGCGTTGCGGATCGATATCGTCGAGCGGCTCGGCGAGGCGCTGCGTCATCCGCACGGTGCGCGGCAGGTTCATACGCTCATGCAAGAGCTGCGTCTGGAGAGCGGTGCTCGCACGCGGGTCCTGCGAGAACTCGGAGGCCAGTCCGGGGGCGCTCCGGCAAAAAGGCGGCGGCGAAGGCGGCGGGGGAGAGCACCGGCGACGGCTCCTGACAAGAGCGGGGCGCCTGGGCAGTCGGCTCATGCCAGCGCACAAGCGAGTTACCGGGGCGGTCCGAAGACGTGA
- a CDS encoding serine/threonine protein kinase, with protein sequence MDIPRAPELHPATLSVGTVVEHWRIVAWRGRGTFGAVYRAVRVDSPHAGPVALKLAVTPLDPRFEREVTLLSRLEQPHVPKLLGHGQWQLADRLYPFLVMQWVEGTPLYEWAATHNPSSRQVMRVLAQAAWALHATHSAGGVHRDVKGDNLLVCADGSAFLMDFGSGHHTGASMLTFEPLPPGTTAYRSPEAWCFSLEFNHLPTAHYPASPADDLFALGVTAYRLVTREYPPTTDPGDAGSRLWYADLASPRTPWVLNSRVDPQLSAIILRMLSLRPEARGTAQELARLLEQEAECAGPTADQPLFAGLAPAVSKVGNAHEVRQQAAEDKAQASRREAAEFARVMAASAPREQGMTWLPWIGVGIAAVLFAVCTQRHSQELSSEEAPAVAQAESRDGGMGDGGTIELAQEVLTAPMKEPSPPRGWSSIGLDMPPKPLPGQRRPNSAGKCQPREVVINGGCWRRFAPEVQPPCNDDEYEWRGACYYPAYDSLRQPTSEPPAPRRGAH encoded by the coding sequence ATGGACATTCCGCGCGCTCCCGAACTGCATCCGGCAACTCTCTCCGTGGGTACCGTGGTGGAGCACTGGCGCATCGTGGCCTGGCGCGGCCGTGGAACCTTCGGCGCTGTCTACCGCGCCGTTCGTGTGGACTCGCCGCACGCTGGGCCAGTGGCCCTCAAGCTGGCGGTCACCCCGCTCGATCCTCGCTTCGAGCGCGAGGTGACGCTGCTCTCACGCCTCGAGCAGCCCCACGTGCCCAAGCTGCTGGGGCATGGCCAATGGCAGCTCGCGGACCGGCTCTACCCCTTCCTTGTCATGCAGTGGGTGGAGGGCACTCCGCTCTACGAGTGGGCCGCCACGCACAATCCCTCCTCCCGTCAGGTCATGCGTGTGCTGGCTCAGGCGGCCTGGGCTCTTCATGCCACCCACTCGGCGGGTGGGGTTCACCGCGATGTGAAGGGCGACAACCTCCTGGTGTGCGCCGATGGCTCGGCCTTCCTCATGGACTTCGGTTCCGGGCACCACACGGGCGCCTCGATGCTCACCTTCGAGCCGCTGCCCCCAGGCACTACCGCCTACCGCAGCCCCGAGGCCTGGTGTTTTTCCCTCGAGTTCAACCACCTGCCCACCGCCCACTACCCAGCGAGCCCGGCGGATGACCTGTTCGCGCTGGGCGTTACCGCCTACCGCCTCGTCACCCGCGAGTATCCACCCACCACCGACCCGGGCGACGCTGGCTCCCGCCTTTGGTATGCGGACTTGGCCAGTCCACGAACTCCGTGGGTGCTCAACTCTCGGGTGGATCCCCAGCTGAGCGCGATCATTCTTCGCATGCTCTCGCTGCGTCCCGAGGCACGGGGGACCGCTCAGGAACTGGCCCGCTTGTTGGAACAGGAAGCCGAGTGCGCGGGCCCCACAGCCGATCAACCGCTGTTTGCCGGGCTGGCACCGGCTGTCTCCAAAGTGGGGAATGCGCACGAGGTGCGGCAGCAGGCCGCGGAGGACAAAGCGCAGGCCTCACGGCGAGAGGCGGCCGAGTTCGCACGCGTCATGGCTGCCTCCGCGCCACGGGAACAAGGCATGACGTGGCTGCCCTGGATTGGGGTGGGCATTGCCGCGGTGCTGTTCGCGGTGTGTACTCAGCGCCATTCACAGGAGCTGTCCTCGGAGGAAGCGCCCGCGGTTGCTCAAGCCGAGAGCCGGGATGGAGGCATGGGGGACGGTGGCACAATCGAGCTTGCTCAGGAGGTGCTCACCGCGCCGATGAAGGAGCCCTCGCCGCCACGAGGGTGGTCCAGCATTGGTCTGGACATGCCTCCCAAACCCTTGCCTGGCCAGCGCCGTCCCAACAGTGCTGGCAAATGTCAGCCCAGAGAGGTGGTCATCAACGGTGGGTGTTGGAGGCGATTCGCGCCCGAAGTGCAGCCACCTTGCAATGACGATGAATACGAGTGGAGAGGTGCTTGCTACTACCCGGCATATGACAGCCTTCGGCAGCCCACCTCGGAGCCACCGGCACCGCGCCGGGGTGCCCACTGA
- a CDS encoding LysR family transcriptional regulator: MSPSPPLLDDMLLFTEVVATGGITAAAERLGLRKSTVSRRLAALEERLGTRLLERNTRRLRLTEVGRQYHAECSRLVAEAREVNRALSEARDTPQGTLRIATLSLLGELLTPVIAEFLLRQPRMRVEVSLAQAHVDLIAEEYDLALRTGPLADSTLMARRLGLIRTGYYASPAYLSSHGTPRAPEELQGHECVLLAEPGTDEVWFFGVGKGARTVPVSGRLRVPSVRAGQAAARAGLGVVRLPASLVTEDVRAGMLVPVLEPQTPPGIPVFAVYPSRRQQPPKVRAFLSLLAERSAAVPWEAEPR, translated from the coding sequence GTGTCCCCGAGCCCTCCGCTGTTGGATGACATGCTGCTGTTCACCGAGGTGGTGGCGACAGGCGGCATCACGGCCGCGGCGGAGCGCCTGGGCCTGCGCAAGTCGACGGTGAGCCGCCGGCTCGCGGCGCTCGAGGAGCGGTTGGGGACGCGGCTTCTCGAGCGCAACACGCGCAGGTTGCGGCTCACGGAGGTAGGGCGGCAGTACCACGCGGAGTGCTCGCGCCTGGTCGCCGAGGCCCGGGAGGTGAATCGGGCGCTGAGCGAGGCGCGCGATACGCCTCAGGGTACGCTGCGCATCGCGACCCTCTCGCTGCTCGGCGAGCTGCTCACGCCCGTCATCGCCGAGTTCCTCCTGCGCCAGCCGCGAATGCGCGTGGAGGTCTCCCTCGCCCAGGCGCACGTGGATCTCATCGCCGAGGAGTACGATCTCGCGCTGAGGACCGGACCGCTGGCGGACTCCACGCTCATGGCGCGTCGGCTCGGGCTCATTCGCACGGGCTACTACGCCAGTCCTGCCTATCTCAGCAGCCATGGGACCCCCCGCGCTCCCGAGGAGCTGCAGGGACACGAGTGCGTCCTCCTGGCCGAGCCCGGCACGGACGAGGTCTGGTTCTTTGGGGTGGGAAAGGGCGCGCGGACGGTGCCGGTCAGCGGTCGGCTGCGCGTGCCGAGTGTCCGTGCGGGTCAGGCGGCGGCGCGGGCGGGGTTGGGCGTGGTGCGGCTGCCGGCCTCTCTCGTCACGGAGGATGTCCGCGCCGGCATGCTCGTCCCCGTCCTGGAGCCCCAGACACCGCCAGGCATCCCCGTCTTTGCCGTCTACCCCAGCCGCCGCCAGCAGCCTCCCAAGGTGCGCGCCTTCTTGAGCCTGCTCGCCGAGCGCAGCGCGGCGGTCCCCTGGGAGGCCGAGCCCCGTTGA
- a CDS encoding IS1380 family transposase, producing the protein MDQAWLRTSDIDAASGALEEVQRIVSRIRARWPKTRIILRADSGFARDELMAWCEQHGIDFVFGLARNPRLQAMIEEDLQLVRAVSLEEREGAPVRAYRELRYRTLDSWTRERCVVAKTEWLGDKFNPRFVVTSMRPEEHEARALYEQLYCARGDMENRIKEQQLDLFADRTSAHSLRANQLRLWFASAAYVLLNLLRHFGLKGTEMERAQAGTIRLKLLKVAAIVRVSVRRLVLSLSAAAPVRELFARIAQQLREVPTPS; encoded by the coding sequence TTGGATCAGGCCTGGCTGCGCACCTCCGACATCGACGCGGCCTCGGGAGCGCTGGAAGAAGTGCAGCGCATCGTCTCGCGCATCCGCGCGCGCTGGCCCAAGACGCGCATCATCCTGCGTGCCGACTCCGGCTTCGCCCGGGATGAGCTCATGGCCTGGTGCGAGCAGCACGGCATCGACTTCGTGTTCGGCTTGGCCAGAAACCCTCGGCTGCAAGCGATGATTGAGGAGGACCTGCAGTTGGTGCGCGCCGTCTCCCTCGAGGAGCGCGAAGGCGCTCCGGTGCGGGCCTATCGGGAACTGCGCTACCGCACGCTGGACTCCTGGACGCGCGAACGCTGCGTCGTTGCCAAGACGGAGTGGCTCGGGGACAAATTCAACCCGCGCTTCGTGGTGACTTCTATGCGCCCCGAGGAGCATGAGGCCCGGGCGCTGTACGAGCAGCTCTACTGCGCCCGCGGCGACATGGAGAACCGCATCAAGGAGCAGCAGTTGGACCTGTTCGCCGACAGGACCAGCGCTCACTCCCTGCGCGCCAACCAGCTGCGCCTCTGGTTTGCCTCCGCCGCGTACGTCCTGCTCAACCTGCTGCGCCACTTCGGCCTGAAGGGCACCGAGATGGAGCGGGCTCAGGCAGGCACCATCCGGTTGAAGCTGCTCAAGGTGGCCGCCATCGTCCGCGTCAGCGTCCGTCGCCTCGTGCTCTCGCTCAGCGCGGCGGCGCCGGTGCGCGAACTCTTCGCGCGCATCGCTCAGCAGCTCCGCGAAGTCCCAACTCCCTCCTGA